Proteins co-encoded in one Aspergillus fumigatus Af293 chromosome 6, whole genome shotgun sequence genomic window:
- a CDS encoding SRPBCC family protein, whose protein sequence is MITLNLAYTEPVHGPNPSIRTLTQEQVWKGLELKVRRPQEFIPAIDDCRVIEERDHGAYILREAHVATDLRQSPMAGQYVREECILHRPIWTHFTLPNGSEVQNIVSVGPDQSLYLTFTYKWILPDIEAGTAEAQRAEEEHFEIAKASVQGTIKTLMAMAEKGIL, encoded by the exons ATGATAACTCTCAACCTAGCCTACACAGAACCAGTCCATGGTCCTAACCCTTCCATCCGGACTCTCACTCAGGAACAGGTCTGGAAAGGACTAGAGTTAAAAGTCCGGCGTCCGCAGGAGTTTATTCCCGCTATTGATGACTGCCGTGTTATCGAGGAGAGGGACCATGGGGCATATATTTTAAGGGAAGCACACGTTGCTACGGACCTTCGACAATCGCCAATGGCAGGACAATATGTCAGAGAGGAATGCATATTACACAGGCCCATCTGG ACTCACTTCACGCTGCCAAACGGCTCAGAAGTACAAAATATTGTCTCTGTTGGGCCCGACCAATCACTCTATCTCACTTTTACGTATAAGTGGATATTGCCAGATATCGAGGCCGGTACAGCTGAAGCACAAagggcagaagaagaacatttTGAAATAGCCAAGGCTTCGGTTCAAGGAACTATCAAAACGttgatggcaatggctgAGAAAGGCATCCTATGA
- a CDS encoding lignocellulolytic auxiliary activity family 9 protein, with protein sequence MKLTASILFSLASVTPLVSGHYVFSKLIVDGKPTQDFEYIRRNTNNYMPTLPSEILSNDFRCNKGSMQSAANTKVYKVAPGTELGFQLAYGAEMKHPGPLQIYMSKAPGDVRSYDGSGDWFKVHQEGLCADTSKGIKDEDWCTWGKDTASFKIPQDTPAGQYLVRVEHIGLHRGFLGEAEFYFTCAQIEVTGSGSGSPSPTVKIPGVYKPDDPNVHFNIWYPTPTAYSLPGPSVWTGGSAGGASPTAPAVNNNAVQAAPTTMTTVSSPANPTAGAEAEADCGSSESSSAVAPEGTLKKWEQCGGLNWTGSGSCEARTTCHQYNPYYYQCI encoded by the coding sequence ATGAAGCTTACTGCGTCTATTCTTTTCTCGCTGGCGAGCGTCACCCCGCTGGTCTCGGGGCACTACGTTTTCTCCAAGCTCATTGTCGACGGTAAACCGACCCAGGACTTTGAGTACATCCGCAGGAACACCAACAACTACATGCCGACCCTCCCCTCCGAGATCCTCAGCAATGACTTCCGCTGCAACAAGGGCTCGATGCAGTCCGCCGCCAATACCAAGGTATACAAGGTGGCCCCCGGCACGGAGCTCGGCTTTCAGCTTGCGTACGGCGCCGAGATGAAGCACCCGGGTCCTCTGCAGATCTACATGTCCAAGGCTCCCGGCGACGTCAGGTCGTACGACGGCTCCGGCGACTGGTTCAAGGTCCACCAGGAAGGGCTCTGCGCCGACACCTCCAAGGGgatcaaggacgaggattGGTGCACATGGGGCAAGGATACCGCGTCTTTCAAGATCCCCCAAGACACGCCGGCCGGACAGTATCTTGTCCGCGTGGAGCATATTGGCCTGCACCGAGGCTTCCTCGGCGAGGCCGAGTTCTACTTCACCTGCGCCCAGATCGAGGTGACGGGTTCGGGGTCGGGATCGCCGAGTCCTACCGTTAAGATCCCTGGAGTGTACAAGCCTGATGACCCGAACGTCCACTTTAACATCTGGTATCCTACTCCTACGGCGTACAGCCTCCCCGGCCCGTCCGTCTGGACTGGTGGCTCGGCAGGAGGCGCCAGTCCTACTGCGCCGGCTGTCAACAACAATGCTGTTCAAGCCGCTCCCACGACCATGACGACTGTCTCATCCCCAGCCAACCCAACTGCAggagcagaggcagaagcagattgtGGTAGCTCAGAATCTTCGTCCGCTGTGGCCCCGGAGGGCACCCTCAAGAAATGGGAACAGTGCGGTGGTCTGAACTGGACTGGTTCTGGCTCGTGTGAGGCGCGCACTACCTGCCACCAGTACAACCCTTACTACTACCAGTGTATCTAG
- a CDS encoding RTA1 domain-containing protein: MADDNYVYTLYRYVPSIPAAAIMAAVFGLLAMGYLYRIVTHRTYFFVPFIIGLLFETAGYIARIFSHFDPNALGPYIVQTMLILVAPPLFAASIYMTLGRVILKLDAEPASLIRVRWLTKIFVAGDVISFLLQCGGGGYMAAGTLEAMKNGEHIVIAGLAIQLLWFGFFVVVASLFHWRVVRHPKYTISNDLRSQGSGISWSTLMWALYAACVLILVRSIFRVVEFVQGNAGFIMRHEYLLYVFDAVLMALTGIVLGLVFPGSFVSRRSRCADDAVPLGSQLSR, encoded by the exons ATGGCAGACGACAACTATGTCTACACACTATACCGCTATGTTCCTTCGATTCCAGCGGCTGCAATCATGGCAGCGGTCTTTGGTCTGCTGGCCATGGGGTATCTCTATCGCATCGTCACCCACAGGACATACTTCTTTGTCCCTTTCATCATTGGTCTTCTTT TTGAAACAGCAGGTTATATTGCtcgcatcttctcccacttTGATCCAAACGCCCTGGGCCCATATATCGTGCAGACGATGTTGATTCTCGTCGCTCCCCCCTTGTTCGCCGCCTCAATTTACATGACTCTGGGACGAGTGATCCTGAAGCTGGACGCAGAGCCCGCCTCCCTCATTCGAGTACGCTGGCTGACCAAGATCTTCGTCGCGGGGGATGTGATTTCCTTTCTGTTGCAGTGCGGAG GAGGCGGATACATGGCAGCGGGCACACTCGAGGCCATGAAGAACGGCGAACACATTGTCATTGCCGGTCTCGCGATCCAGCTACTCTGGttcggcttcttcgtcgtcgtcgcctCGCTGTTCCACTGGCGCGTCGTCCGCCATCCAAAGTATACCATCTCCAACGACCTGAGATCCCAGGGCTCCGGGATCTCATGGTCGACTCTCATGTGGGCTCTCTATGCCGCTTGTGTGCTGATCCTCGTTCGCTCTATCTTCCGGGTCGTCGAGTTTGTCCAGGGCAATGCCGGCTTCATCATGAGGCATGAGTATCTCCTCTACGTGTTCGACGCGGTATTGATGGCGCTGACTGGTATCGTGCTTGGTCTTGTCTTCCCGGGCTCGTTTGTCTCGCGGCGGTCGCGATGCGCCGACGATGCGGTCCCTCTCGGTAGTCAATTGTCTAGGTGA
- a CDS encoding glycoside hydrolase family 11 protein — protein sequence MVAFSQLVLLLPIPGALASNCTPESEAPIEATKSFDFLQHMGNTIFNTTGASLDRRDITLRTSQDGVNTVGYYYSLNDEIVLALSGSSHISADLANYFIAI from the coding sequence ATGGTCGCTTTCAGCCAACTTGTGCTCCTCCTTCCTATCCCCGGGGCGCTCGCCTCCAATTGTACCCCGGAATCGGAGGCCCCCATCGAGGCCACCAAGTCctttgatttcctccagcaCATGGGAAACACCATCTTCAACACCACTGGCGCTAGCCTCGATCGCCGCGACATCACACTCAGAACCAGCCAAGACGGCGTGAATACCGTCGGCTACTACTACTCCCTAAACGACGAGATAGTGTTAGCATTGTCAGGATCATCTCACATCTCAGCAGACCTAGCAAACTACTTCATTGCGATCTGA